The Amphiprion ocellaris isolate individual 3 ecotype Okinawa chromosome 6, ASM2253959v1, whole genome shotgun sequence genome contains a region encoding:
- the pheta1 gene encoding sesquipedalian-1, which yields MKLNERSVAHYATCDSPPDKTGFLFKKGERNTAYHRRWFVLKGNMLFYFEERDSREPIGVIVLEGCTVELCESAEEFAFAIKFDCAKARVYKMAAENQAAMESWVKALSRASFDYMRLVVKELERQLEEIQEAAGGSLVGAGVGGPQGRPKSSRRNQVARSRSGASSSSSSSSSMSSSSSSAPPMSGSLSGQRSLQDEVQLISGCSKENGVAWSKPPAALANGFVEGASSCVAWEGCADSGNVGGYGADGVRAPPVPPRRRGASLESPVSPGTGCFSKLHDWYGREVEELRVQWLQSQ from the coding sequence atGAAGCTGAACGAACGTAGCGTGGCGCACTACGCCACCTGTGACTCACCGCCAGATAAGACGGGCTTCCTGTTCAAGAAGGGTGAGCGCAACACAGCTTATCACCGCCGCTGGTTCGTCCTGAAGGGAAACATGCTTTTCTACTTTGAAGAGCGTGACAGCAGAGAGCCCATCGGTGTGATTGTCCTTGAAGGATGCACCGTGGAGCTCTGCGAGTCAGCCGAGGAGTTTGCCTTTGCCATCAAGTTTGATTGTGCCAAAGCACGGGTGTACAAGATGGCCGCTGAGAACCAAGCAGCCATGGAGTCGTGGGTGAAAGCGTTGTCGAGGGCCAGCTTTGACTACATGAGGCTGGTGGTGAAGGAGCTGGAGAGGCAGCTGGAGGAGATCCAGGAGGCTGCAGGAGGCAGCTTGGTCGGGGCTGGAGTTGGAGGCCCGCAGGGCAGGCCTAAGTCCTCCAGGCGAAACCAGGTGGCACGGTCCAGGTCTGGAGCatcatcctcttcatcttcttcatcctccatgtcatcatcatcatctagTGCCCCTCCCATGTCAGGCTCATTATCTGGCCAGAGGAGCCTCCAGGACGAGGTGCAGCTCATCTCTGGGTGTTCCAAAGAGAATGGGGTTGCATGGAGTAAACCACCAGCTGCCTTAGCTAACGGCTTTGTGGAGGGAGCCTCGTCTTGCGTGGCCTGGGAAGGCTGCGCAGACTCTGGGAATGTGGGTGGTTATGGGGCCGATGGAGTCAGAGCTCCACCAGTGCCGCCCAGGAGAAGAGGAGCATCTCTGGAAAGCCCCGTCTCTCCAGGCACCGGCTGCTTCTCCAAACTCCATGACTGGTACGGCAGAGAGGTGGAGGAACTGAGGGTGCAGTGGCTGCAAAGCCAGTGA